cagtcactgtctaacccctagttaatacagacccagtcactgtccaacccctagttaatacagacccagtcactgtccaacccctagttaatacagacccagtcactgtccaacccctagttaatacagacccagtcactgtccaacccctagttaatacagacccagtcactgtccaacccctagttaatacagacccagtcactgtctaacccctagttaatacagacccagtcactgtccaacccctagttaatacagacccagtcactgtccaacccctagttaatacagacctagtcgctgtccaacccctagttaatacagacccagtcactgtccaacccctagttaatacagaaccagtcactgtctaacccctagttaatacagacccagtcactgtctaacccctagttaatacagacccagtcactgtctaacccctagttaatacagacccagtcactgtctaacccctagttaatacagacccagtcactgaccaacccctagttaatacagacccagtcactgtctaacccctagttaatacagacccagtcactgtctaacccctagttaatacagacccagtcactgtctaacccctagttaatacagacccagtcactgtctaacccctagttaatacagacccagtcactgtccaacccctagttaatacagacccagttactgtctaacccctagttaatacagacccagtcactgtccaacccctagttaatacagacccagtcactgtctaacccctagttaatacagacccagtcactgtctaacccctagttaatacagacccagtcactgtctaacccctagttaatacagacccagtcactgtctaacccctagttaatacagacccgaATGGCTTAGGTTTATTTTAAGTTAAGGAGCATGCACATCGTAGGCTGCAATGAAAAACAGGTTCTATCATAATTAATACTGCAGAGCCTGTGTAATGTCCTACTTGttctctgtttttgttgtttcccTAGTCTTTATggtgttttatttctgttttctggTTGCTGATTCTAGTTTTTGTAGTTCTATGTCTAGATCTAGTATTGTTTATCTATGCTCAGTAATTTTGTTTCTCCACACCCCCTCATCACCTTCATTTGGTTAACTTGTTTTCTGCACCGCCTGTTCCCATCATCTCTTGTGTGTTTAGTTCGGCCCTTGTTTTTGATTTTTTGTGAGGTTTTGTTTGTTCTGAAACAAATATACTAAGCCTTTATGAAGTACTTAATATATTTTAACCTTTGTGTACCGCTGTTCCTGCCTGTTCACCTTAGACTCTGATTCCCAGACTGATTCCTTACCTGTACCGTAGCCTTTGACTCTAGTTTTAATATTCAGCCTGTTTTCTGATGACGTGTCTAGCCCGACCTTCCTGTCCTTTTACCTGACCTTTTTGGATTCCCTGTGTATGACCTGCCTGTTCCTTGACCAGGTTACCAGCTCCCTCCTGTGGtactttacaaaataaacacCTTCTGAGCCCTGTGCTTGAAACAGCGCTCCGTCTCCCATCGTATTCATTACAGACTGAGGCACTCTGGTTCTTACCATGGGGAACAGCACCTGTTTCAGAATTGTCTACAGTTCACTGAATGAACTGTAAAacactaaatgtaaaaaatgtactgCATTGATATAGACCTATGTTATAGCCAGAATTATGTTTAACTATGTTGTAAACATTCACAGATACTTTCTGAAGGAAAATGATTTATATTTGACACATTAGCTCATTTGGTATACGTAAATGAGAGCCATTGCcattttttatgatattacAATTTAAAGATGATAGCTAACTTGtcataaatgttttgtcattactgtaatgtagctacatggctttttaaatgtaattaaaacttAAGAGGAGGCATACATTTTTGCATAATTATTTTAGGAATTATAGTTATTCAGGGCATTGAGACATCTGACAACTGTTAAGCATTTGTGATGAGAGTTTTTATTCCGACATCATGGCAGCCTACAATTCTCAGGGACTTTCTCTTCAGTAGGCCTACACCAAGATCACTGAAAAGATCGTTCAAAATAATTAATCGTTCATGATTCACTACAAAGATGCGAATCTCAAAGACGAGCTCTCCAATCAATATATTGTTTCTGGAGTGCGGCTATACAATCGTTAGTGAATACGTGTTCCTTATCTGCAAATAATTATTGTTTGAGGTTAAAAATGAGGGAAATAAAGGAGCGAAATGAACAGCTCCTTTAATCAATGCCTTTTGTTTCCCAACACCAAAAAGAGCTGTTCAAAAATACCCTTATGTAGACTACTGTACGTGAACGACCCGTCACTAGAAGCTACAGTGAACTTAAAACAAGTGGGCCTATGTATATAGGTAATTTGACCATACATATGTTGCCTGGCGAAAATAAACCCAGCTCAGGACACAAACTAATTAAGGGTAGTTCATTCTGTATGGGTTTCTGTATAAATAATTAGGGTAATACTTTATTGGAATTATCACAAAGTGACATTATATTGAACACAATGAATGACTGTGTATCAAGTACTGTACCGATGCAACACAAAGGGTATTCTTTATAGTTAATTGAAATGCTTCACAAGAAACAGTATTGGTTCTGTTTGCTAAAGAAAACAAttcaaacaaacacaggtgaCTGATAGAAATAACCTAATAAATGCCAATATTCAATAggggttggggttaggggtTGTGGGTATATTCAAAAACCATACCCACAACCCCTGTCCATGTAAAATGCCTAACCCACATGGAACAGCCACTGTTTCATACAATCATCCAACAGTAATACAATAAATGACAGTAACATGTTTGAATGTACAATCCCACAGGAAACACTTCACATGCAATTAACACCACACAGTAATTTAGTTGATTAACCTTGCTTCAGAGACTGTGCCACCATACTATACTGGTATGCCTTAACTTGACATAGCTAAATTATCATGTGACTCTACAACTATCTCACATAAGCACTAACCTGCAAACCATACAATATATTACATGTTCCTTTGCCAGAGATAcatcaaaataatattaaacaGATCAGTGTAAGACCCACAATAGATGATGAGCACAGTCAGAGGTTAGCACAGGTTTCTTAACCTACTGTTCAGGGGCAGTCCCACAACAAATTGCATCCCTAAAATGACTACCTAGGACAATGCCCTCTAGTGGAACTAAACAAACATAACTATGCCTTCCCTCCCCCACTTGGCTATACATACATACTACacttttattattatacacttattattctccagggccattttcagaagTCCATAGCTCagtcccctctggttcaaaatgcTCCacactttgcctgattgtagacggCCAAGGTACGAAGGACCTTGGACACCATGGttcccatactcctcatggtggtgCTGTCGCACATTTGAAaattgaaaaagtgaagctcagatctaaTGTTCTGAATGTCATAGAGACACgaaaccaagttccagatataccccttctcatgctgaccaaaaaagtctctgggatctttcaaattcgccccttggaatttccttcattttgaatttggtgaaaaaccacattaacgacatctcctccgagaccgcagaacggatttgcatgctgttttgtgtgaaggacctttgaaccattatctttaaaagttatataaggaaattTGATATCTCAATTAGTATGGAATTGACCTGGGCGGGGCTATGattttagaagtccattaatcccaaatggaacattgTCTGTCGGATAATCCACATGGGAATATCCGACAGCTACCAAACAAATCATGCCTATTAACATCTGTGCCACAAACGGACAGCAGAAGTCAAGTATAGAATGACCTTATGCGGACGCTATAAACCTCACCAGTGTTTTGCGTTATTTTGACATCTTACATGACATCTCCGAGACTGTTGAAtggattggcatgctgtttgctgtgAAGGATCTGTGGACCATTATCTCTAAAATTCTGCAAAAAAGTTGATAACTCAAACGTTATGGCCGCAATGTGCAGTTGAATTTGACATAGTTGTAGCAAATCTTATATAAGGCTATAAATCCTAAAAGGATTATCCAAGAAAGATGTTTGCTTTACAGATAAACACTAAGGCCAGGAAGGTATGAACAGCTAGCTCTCATGGTGGTGCTACAAACTGATTTTAAGAAATTAGCTGTCACTCAGATGTGTGGCTAATGCAGggtggctaacgcagggtggctagCATAAGATGGCTAATATAAgcactcctccctccacactatcacacacacacattatattctctcttcacacacaatccacactctcctccccactcctcaccaacacacactctttgcaccacacacatattcctaccctaccctctactccctccctccaaatacACTTTCTCTCGTCTCTCTTTACACACACTTATATCTCCAcataaaatgacacacacattctcctgtcaCTCAGCATACAGACATTCCTATCATCCAAAAAACCCGACTCCTCCCCCACAAGCACAATGTCCCATATCTCTacacataacacaaacacagattctCCACTTTATACACATATGAgttttgccagaccgcataagtgaagctggccaagaagaacaaatgtctcttactgatttAGTGAGGGAGTGATCTGCTGTcctttgttaaatagcctagtggttagagacacagactacCATGCAGCCGACCGCTTTTCCAGCCTCgctgcagacaaaacaaatgacatattaggacaaaaactttgctggctgcaaccttcagtagccgtgttatacactcacctaaaggattattaggaacaccatactaatactgtgtttgaccccctttcgccttcagaactgccttaattctacgtggcattgattcaacaaggtgctgaaagcattctttagaaatgttggcccatattgataggatagcatcttgcagttgatggagatttgtgggatgcacatccagggcacgaagctcccgttccaccacatcccgaagatgctctattgggttgagatctggtgactgtgggggccatttcagtacagtgaactcattgtcatgttcaagaaaccaatttgaaatgattcgagctttgtgacatggtgcattatcctgctggaagtaaccatcagaggatgggtacatggtggtcataaagggatggacatggtcagaaacaatgctcaggtaggccgtagcatttaaacaatgaagggatggacatggtcagaaacaatgctcaggtaggccgtagcatttaaacaatgcccaattgacactaaggggcctaaagtgtgccaagaaaacatcccccacaccattacaccaccaccagcagcctgcacagtggtaacaaggcatgttctcattctgtttacgccaaattctgactcgaccatctgaatgtctcaacagaaatcgagactcatcagaccaggctacattcttccagtcttcaactgtccaattttgatgagcttgtgcaaattgtagcctctttttctatttgtggtggagatgagtggtatccagtggggtcttctgctgttgtagcccatccgcctcaaggttgtgcatgttgtggctttacctcggttgtaacgagtggttatttcagtcaaagttgctcttctatcagcttgaatcagtcggcccattctcctctgacctctagcatcaacaagacattttcgcccacaggactgccgcatactggatgtttttcccttttcacaccatcctttgtaaaccctagaaatggttgtgcgtgaaaatcctcAGACCGGCCcggagcagattgtgaaatactcagaccggcccgtctggcaccaacaaccatgccacgctcaaaattgcttaaatcacctttctttcccattctgacattcagtttggagttcaggagattgtcttgaccaggaccacacccctaaatgcattgaagcaactgtcatgtgattggttgattagataattgcattaatgggaaattgaacaggtgttcctaataatcctttaggtgagtctaGTATGCCTAAAACAAagctgtttacggttatattgtgaatgtttctggtggattttcaaaatgtgcATCTGTGTATGCTATTTGggttattatagatcacaacccggtCAGACTGTTTGGACTGCCTgcaggccctgtggtgtagttgggacatccctgttcttcaatattctgaccctggttcaacTCCCTTCTtagacattccaaattctgtatctcataaatgAACATCCActaggtgcttttcagccttcacacaataATACATATCTGTATTGCCatgattttcatatatttgagagaataattgtattacgtgacacttttatactgttattgatttccaaagaaaggaactagccatggagtgactggagtcattgatttcattataagtaggatgtaaaGCTGTTAGCTAGGaatctataataatctttgtacaacagtacactttagttccgttaacaACCAttttgttgcccactttatctcagcaaaattgtaatggctggggtaaaatttacatttggagaggatagtgAGCTTTAAGGATAACCAGCAGCTCCTGTGGTGTAGttgggacatccctgttcttcaatattctgaccctggttcaattcccctctgaGATATTCCaaattttatatttcagaaatgtatatccactcggtgcttttcagccttcacacaacaatatatatctcctctgaaataccatgattctcatatatttaggagaataattgttttacgtgacccttatatactgtaattgttttccaaagagacaaatcagccatggagtAATTTGAGTCATTGTAATCGTTATGAGTAGGATGTATAGTTATTATCTATacagtctttgtgcaagactactttttagttccgttaataaatgttctgttgtccatgttatttcagcaaaaatgtaattgctgagGTAAAAGCTATGCAGCTCTACTGTTCAAATAgcgtaatgattaaagacagtctgccacatagaaaaccagggattgaaacctgccagcgacaacaatattcatcccttctaattgtctgaactaggattgctggttccttttctggttttaaggtattcttgttttgttttgatttcctcttcttcAATTGGACATAATGACTACTAGCGGctttgggcatttttaaatagtaaaacattactctagtgagagcatgcagtgagatgcttcatGTGCCCctcttggccccctgaaacgttGCTTGCatctttaatttaatttagtCCTAGTTTGCTGATCGAAAGTGAAAATGTACTCTATTGCATATTGAAATAACACGTCCCGAGTGTATCGATTTGAGATGATTTCATTTGTCCTAAAGTTAAATGTCCATAGTCTCAAAGAAGCGGCACTGGACAATGCAAAACAAACTTGCTCAAAGTTTGAcacaggcggctttccaccagcggcccgatggcgttacgctggcggctagccgccgaaaagagggcgggcgctttagtctgctgtatctgcttgtgttgccattttcttccagcagggatgctgtaccccttttattcttgtagtgattatttgatttattttaatattgttaaatcttagggTACAGAATCTTGGttaacattggtagtttataaataaaatagactttgaccaTTGCAcaattgcttgtgtaaaggacctttgtgtagacatgtacagtaaacacatagaaacagccgtctctcgccattgcttaccataatactTCCccaaactaatggccatttgcatggtaccggctcaactactctACACTACTaaagcctcgactttaatgtttaatgggggacagttctttactgtgtttaaacatcACCTTGTCCATAGATGGCGCTATTGCGAATGtcaattgcacatgtgtaaagcaagacaatcgccatttggaatcccacgctgtagtaccgtgatcattcattttagtgacttggttctttcatcaactcttgttcaaagtgtgtaaggtataagctatatgcttatacacaacatgtggattatgacattgttttactacaatttgatgaactcctgaaacaaatgaagatcaaggattttttttacatctgaCTGAAGATTGTTGAACGCTGatcctacatagctatggtgagttctgttccattataaataactagcgttaagtgttgttaggttactgagtaagaacgtaatgactgttttgtattaaacaatgactgtttgcaatattatattaacattcaaattctttagtcaagttactggtagctgaacgcaagatctaaaccattggcgagaaaacaagttatagaaactgagcttgaaaaaaacagcgttgacctgagattaaatacctacagtaacccttgtttcttcgtgtTTCCCCAaatttggttgcttactattttttgattctttgtttatcctcaagttcggatgttttgtgcttcttcacataacaacagtttaacaggtatggtaacatcgttactcttggcagtaaatttagatagactagctGAACCTGCACTAgttacaattccgttactgaggtgtctttttgtatccacattgttcttagctagcctgtgtgtgtcttatgcagACGGTTTTtcaaacctcttttctaaacattgctttcaggtgatgatgttttctgtagttttgttccttgaggaggatgactgtgtggcagtagttccacgcctgtggctcaaaggaggactttgctactggccaccacacagcaccATCTTCCACgacaggttttccagaaattgttcaccacctgaagataTCTGGGAGGCTGTctcttataagctcatcaagcatgcaggtgaatttgaaacataataacaatttgaaacttggaatgaaaatatgttttgcagggtaaatgcttacaaaaccttatcttttcctagacacgtgagagaccgaacgtgtgtatcgccagaggagtGAAAATCGTTCCAGCGTGGCCCCCTACCACCCTAAGgacacacatctacaccacaccaccctgtggattgcagccctggaggtatgaattacatgttgatcttacatattggtttcaccatatttacctgtccgccaacttttatgtttatttttaggatggagcaagcacagtactccaaggcaccagagaggtactccacgccaccatgtagaggatggctacataggtaagtgtgggttcattcacttaacccagatgcttaacttgttattaaagcatgttgcttccaattttattgtatttatttttaagggcaagaaggcagaggtagggggaagttttagctctgcacatgaaggtaaaaatgaacattttggtggacactgtGATTTgtgttctgattgtaaaataaccagatatttaggactgaataattaactgtctgtctttactttcagaacatttggagaaaatcAAGTGGTTGACTGAAGAGagggtcgagctgagggcacagctggctctacaatcaggtaaaaacaagactatagttactctagcatcttgtcttaatgaaactgcatttgtctgaacgtgtgccctttactgaaatgcaatactgtacagcctttctgaaattacatacatatatggcagttttgtttatttcactattaagctattgacatttcattgtgccttttagcttctgataaatgtctgactgaaaagaatgtcaagctgagggcacagctggctctacaatcaggtaaaaacaagattaTAGTtgtgctagcatgttgtctttatgaaacatttcatttgtcttgaatgtcatgcaattctcaaaatcatgtcagaccatttaagtacaatatttgattgctgtattacaggagccatagggaagaatctttccaaccgggatgccactgacgaggctgtccagaaccaggtccccaggtaccagaaaggggcagctgaccatgcaggtgggagaagattTCGCAGCGGTACAGGGGACCTGCTGTGAATAAGAATgatatctccagcacaaccaatattgctgctaagctgcagtactgtattttttttttacttctgctatgtacagtgttatatatatgattgcattatcctcttaatatatttatagctctgtgtgaatattcttaattctgactgtagttgcagtgttatgccaccattcatatgCTTATTGTACTGATGTATGtttgatattcaataactattgattgctgctaggtcatacttatgtatattactgccattctagccctagtttattttgtattgtattatgtttattttgtactttcacattcaaatactgtaattttactatatctgttgctggacacgttttcttgatttatttgtatttcagttcatttgcacatgtttattttgtatgcttgctgcataatgcatgtttttttgtatgcatctggcactatttgaaataaattgtttagattttattcagctcattgtcatttgtgatatgaccaaaatgattatgaaggattattataaataaaacctaatattggggtgTGAGGCATCctgctgggtttagtgcataaaagtggctagccgctgatcagggtattgttggtCATGAAAGCGGCCCGACGGTGGCCCGCTGGCCGGACGCTTTGCAGAAAGGCTCGGCGGCCGCTGCAgcaaaaagctagtgggccgccggtgagtcactggcgtgttgcttgctgggatcAAGcaatcaaggacattcacagttATTCAATATTCTATACTCCTTGCAACTAGAAAGGCTGTTAATCTATAGATCCAGTCATTGTCAAGCGCCTGGAAGAATGGATAaactacacacacctgttgtaTGTCTTTGTAAactctattattattattaagttcATTTGTGgtatggtcttctttccagcactgactttgcagataaataattcatttaattGGAATGCTCTGATTACTAAGCTGAGTGATTGTTTAAACTAGCTTTCTTAAAATGTAAGGCAAGTCATGGATCAGAggatctgctaaatgactaaaatactgtaaaatgcaAGAAGCACTtccttaatacattttttacacatGACACAACAGTGCCAAGGGTTCAGACCTTTTCTGTATCCTCAACGGAACTTGTTTCCTAACAAGTACACTATTTCAGCCAGACTCAATGGGTCCACTGcatatggaatagggtgccatggGTCAACATTCTGCCACTCAGTACTCAGTACTCAGTACTTAATCCTTGTGTTTCATAACGGTGTCAATATAGTTTCCTCACGTTGCACTGCTTCTACCATGTCACGAACGAGGTGGCCGGAAGAAGCGGTTGATGAACACGGTGTTGAAGTTAGTTGCGTGTGGCCCCACCCTGTCCTCCAGATGCTCGATCGCCACCTGGGCCGTCCCGCCCGCTGCCCCGCCCATCAGCCCTCCGAGAGCCCCTCCCAGCGTCATCCCCCCGGCTCCCGCCACCGCCCCCATGGCCATCCCCATGGCGGCGCCGGTGGCCATCCCCAGCCCGGCCCCTACAGCGAGCGACGTCCTCAACCAGGCGTTGTCCATCTCGGCTTTGGCCCTTATCTCCCCTCCCACGCTGCTGTTGTAGGAGTCCACCTGCCAGCGCAGCGCCTCCCCTCTGTACTGCTTTTCCAACTCCCTCCAAGCCTCCTCTGTCTCCGTCGCCCGCTTCTTCAGGAGCTTTCGTTCCTCCTTGCGCACGCTCTCCTCCGCCTGCGCGTAGGAGCGGCTGGTGTAGTGCCGGCCACCCACGGACGCTAGCATACGGTCGATCTTCTGCAGGAGCTCCTTGTCCCGAGAGCGGTCCCTCCAGTTCTTGTTGAAGATGTGGTAGCGACCGCCGCACTGCTCAATGAGCTCACGGATGTGCCAGTCGGTGCTCACTCGGTTCTCCAGCGTCTGCATGTCGGCATCACCCTCGTAGGCCAGTAGGACCATGGTGTGAGATAGGGCGTTCTCACCGAAGCGCTTCACCATCAGCTTCGGGGTCTTGACGTCATTGGGCGAAATCTGGTCCAGGTCAAAGGCCATGAGGAGAGCGTGAGGGCCAGGGGCTGACAGGCACTTGCAtctaaatcaaataaaaacctGTTTTATGTGAGGTTTTCAGAAAACCTGAAAACATTGCAAACTGCTACACTGGAAATGTGTAGCCTAAACGTTTGAACATCTACAGGGGGACAATGGCAGtctgaaaatgacattgtgtTCTCAGTCATACCTGGTGAAGCAAGggttacaaaatacaaaattataCAATCAAGAAATGAAAGCCACATGGTGATTGTTATGTGTTATGCAACCGTTTTTTAATCTCTGTATTTTTGTCCAAGATgcaatttttatatttatgcaGACTCTGCATTTCTTTATCCGCAGTCAACTGTCAGCAAGAATCAGAAAAGTCAAAAACTGCCCCGTTAGAGCCCTTGTCAAACCGCGTGCCCAAAATAgaaaatagggtgtcatttttAATGCCAAGTCACCTCTTCATCTCTGTCTTCATCTTGGTATGGGACAGGTTCTTGCCATAGAGGTTGGGCCCGTTAACCACAGCGACCCGCGTCCCAGCCAGATCCCCCAGGTTCTTCCGGCTCTGGACGATGCTGTTCACGTCCTTGGAGAACTCCTCCCGACCCAGGATG
This is a stretch of genomic DNA from Esox lucius isolate fEsoLuc1 chromosome 11, fEsoLuc1.pri, whole genome shotgun sequence. It encodes these proteins:
- the LOC109616246 gene encoding GTPase IMAP family member 9, which gives rise to MDSHSYSHRRKEAPPTDTELRVLVVGSSGPSQFSLTNSILGREEFSKDVNSIVQSRKNLGDLAGTRVAVVNGPNLYGKNLSHTKMKTEMKRCKCLSAPGPHALLMAFDLDQISPNDVKTPKLMVKRFGENALSHTMVLLAYEGDADMQTLENRVSTDWHIRELIEQCGGRYHIFNKNWRDRSRDKELLQKIDRMLASVGGRHYTSRSYAQAEESVRKEERKLLKKRATETEEAWRELEKQYRGEALRWQVDSYNSSVGGEIRAKAEMDNAWLRTSLAVGAGLGMATGAAMGMAMGAVAGAGGMTLGGALGGLMGGAAGGTAQVAIEHLEDRVGPHATNFNTVFINRFFRPPRS